A DNA window from Luteolibacter luteus contains the following coding sequences:
- a CDS encoding ELWxxDGT repeat protein codes for MVSTPKGVIFTSLSKKTGHELWISDDKGTRLLKDIYPGPASSEIERFLTLNEVVYFTADDGIHGKELWRTDGTPEGTRLHLDLSPGPMNSHVSPLFAAGGKLYILGPSLELYGALFAIDGAGSPPVRIDPPAGNPEHPVERSIYGGFQFSIGNDAYFVSDDYQIWKSDGSSPAVKVGSLDSLNEDQNLIWNVTAVGDKVFISTSSGYSSQGGLWLWRPGAEPVKLMDSDGEKSGYHSSAILDGRFFIVDTRYLIVSDGTVEGTHKLKTLQASGYSVDRELFAWKGSVYFRDPKPHGISELWKADGTEQGTVFLSKLNVVPNGGSLSFQVVGDQLYFQEASWGKSWLWRTDGTPEGTVVVKFMNEPGQYSDETLLGSFGNRLYFVMAGLPMSSLWSTEGTPKTMRKLTRPTEGSGSFFDDREESSIMTDGKQLFLLSETLDSEGEIRTELWRSSGTAAGTRQYWSASGKSLCSSTMLGSRAIYVADQELLITNGTGRGTKVLMDLRKDGGTPGSYHSLFRVDGLVYFRVQRDDTSSLWRTDGTPEGTLELDAGAGSSFASLDGIFYSLTSDGRLYRSNGQADGTWEVKDLSLRPEEAALNLMRVGSRLIFTTKAGAHHSVWTSDGTSAGTTYVDILPTSLVMPTDLEGTLIFFAKVEGEFRLYRYSGSGLEHVTTLPPGFAIPTDLMAGSRRYAVAGGQLYFPCGPLRDASQNVATELWRTDGTAAGTSLVKEIEEDGRFGSGPGAMLAVGNEIFFAANDGIHGGELWRSDGTEEGTVLVTDIEPGTGSSSPKDLTIFKNKLYFTAETSAVGRELFSFPLPKKPSAKR; via the coding sequence ATGGTTTCGACTCCCAAAGGAGTGATTTTCACGAGCCTTTCCAAGAAGACCGGGCATGAACTGTGGATCAGCGATGATAAGGGCACCCGTCTCTTGAAGGACATTTATCCCGGCCCCGCCTCTTCGGAGATCGAGCGCTTTTTAACCCTCAATGAAGTTGTCTATTTCACCGCGGACGATGGCATCCATGGGAAAGAACTATGGAGAACTGACGGCACTCCTGAGGGGACCCGTCTCCATCTTGATCTCTCCCCGGGTCCCATGAATTCCCACGTGTCGCCTCTTTTTGCCGCGGGTGGAAAGTTGTATATCCTTGGACCCTCTTTGGAATTGTATGGTGCCCTCTTCGCCATCGACGGTGCTGGATCTCCTCCCGTTCGAATTGATCCTCCCGCCGGAAATCCAGAACACCCGGTTGAACGGTCTATCTATGGAGGGTTCCAATTCTCGATCGGGAATGATGCTTATTTCGTTTCTGACGATTACCAGATTTGGAAATCGGACGGATCCTCCCCGGCCGTCAAGGTTGGATCCCTTGACTCCCTGAATGAGGACCAGAATCTAATCTGGAACGTGACCGCAGTGGGCGACAAGGTCTTCATTTCGACCAGCAGCGGATATTCATCACAAGGAGGGTTGTGGCTTTGGAGACCCGGGGCAGAGCCTGTGAAACTGATGGATTCAGATGGCGAAAAGAGTGGATACCACTCCTCCGCAATTCTCGACGGCCGCTTTTTCATCGTCGATACCCGCTATCTGATCGTCAGCGATGGCACCGTGGAGGGAACGCATAAACTGAAAACTCTCCAAGCTTCGGGTTACTCTGTTGACCGGGAGCTCTTTGCATGGAAGGGAAGTGTGTATTTCCGGGATCCTAAACCACACGGGATTTCCGAACTCTGGAAAGCTGACGGCACCGAACAAGGGACGGTGTTCCTTAGTAAGCTCAACGTCGTGCCTAACGGCGGCAGCCTCAGTTTTCAGGTTGTCGGGGATCAGCTGTATTTTCAGGAAGCTTCGTGGGGTAAATCCTGGCTATGGCGGACCGATGGTACTCCTGAAGGAACGGTGGTAGTGAAATTCATGAACGAGCCCGGTCAATACAGTGATGAGACTTTGCTCGGCTCCTTTGGAAACCGCCTCTATTTTGTCATGGCTGGATTGCCCATGTCCTCTCTCTGGTCGACTGAAGGCACTCCTAAAACAATGCGCAAGCTCACTCGTCCGACTGAGGGGTCCGGTTCCTTCTTCGACGATCGGGAAGAAAGTTCGATCATGACGGACGGAAAGCAGTTATTCCTGCTATCCGAGACTTTGGATTCCGAAGGGGAGATCCGGACGGAGCTGTGGAGGAGTAGCGGCACAGCTGCCGGCACGCGCCAGTATTGGTCGGCCTCTGGCAAAAGTTTGTGCAGTTCCACGATGCTCGGTTCCCGGGCGATCTATGTCGCCGATCAGGAACTCCTGATCACCAATGGTACCGGCCGCGGGACGAAGGTCTTGATGGACTTGAGGAAGGACGGAGGAACGCCCGGTAGCTACCATTCACTCTTCCGGGTCGATGGCTTGGTCTACTTCCGCGTCCAAAGGGATGACACCTCTTCCCTTTGGCGGACCGATGGAACCCCGGAGGGAACTTTGGAATTGGATGCTGGAGCAGGCTCCTCTTTCGCTTCACTGGATGGCATCTTCTATTCGTTGACATCGGACGGCAGGCTTTATCGTAGCAATGGGCAGGCGGATGGTACCTGGGAGGTGAAAGATCTCTCGTTGAGGCCGGAAGAGGCGGCGTTGAATCTCATGCGCGTTGGAAGCCGTCTGATCTTCACCACCAAGGCCGGCGCCCATCACTCGGTATGGACATCCGATGGCACTTCGGCGGGGACGACCTATGTCGATATTCTTCCCACGAGCCTCGTGATGCCGACGGACTTGGAGGGCACCCTCATCTTCTTTGCCAAGGTGGAAGGGGAATTCCGCCTGTATCGTTACAGCGGATCGGGCTTGGAGCATGTTACCACCCTGCCTCCGGGCTTCGCGATTCCCACTGATCTCATGGCCGGGAGCCGCCGCTACGCGGTCGCAGGGGGACAGCTTTACTTTCCCTGTGGACCGCTGAGAGATGCATCCCAGAACGTGGCGACCGAGCTTTGGAGAACGGATGGCACTGCGGCAGGAACTTCGCTGGTTAAGGAGATCGAGGAGGACGGGCGCTTTGGCTCCGGGCCAGGCGCGATGCTGGCAGTCGGGAATGAGATATTCTTCGCCGCCAACGATGGGATCCACGGGGGGGAGCTGTGGCGGAGCGATGGAACGGAAGAAGGAACCGTCCTTGTCACCGACATCGAGCCCGGCACTGGAAGCTCTTCCCCCAAGGATCTTACCATCTTCAAAAACAAGCTCTACTTCACTGCCGAGACCTCTGCAGTTGGGCGTGAGTTGTTCTCCTTCCCGCTGCCAAAGAAGCCTTCGGCCAAGCGCTGA
- the cutA gene encoding divalent-cation tolerance protein CutA — protein sequence MENVMVVLCTFPDLDQARQIGAALVERQVAACVNILPGAESIYRWEGKVERAGEVLSLIKTTRYPELEAAIRELHPYEVPEIIALPLTTGLPAYLAWVRESCA from the coding sequence ATGGAAAACGTGATGGTCGTCCTCTGCACCTTTCCCGATCTTGATCAGGCGCGACAGATTGGCGCGGCTCTGGTGGAAAGGCAAGTGGCGGCCTGCGTCAACATCCTTCCCGGCGCCGAGTCCATCTATCGCTGGGAAGGCAAGGTCGAGCGGGCAGGGGAGGTGTTAAGCCTGATCAAGACCACCCGCTACCCCGAACTCGAAGCCGCCATTCGCGAGCTCCACCCCTACGAAGTCCCGGAAATCATCGCCCTCCCCCTCACCACCGGTCTCCCCGCTTACTTGGCATGGGTGCGGGAGAGCTGCGCCTGA
- a CDS encoding sensor histidine kinase, with product MKPGFLDKLLARIDRIDPAEARQLLDRLVREKGFLEQVFEALHEGVIVLDEDGEITFINGAGCRFFGVKAEDAPGMRLAAMIPGLDWDSLAKPGMSVSRDLEVFYPENRFLNFYLSPIKPEGSEAMAVGWVMLVRDLTVTRQEAEQTLESERLNALTLLAAGVAHEIGNPLNSLDIHLQLMARKLRKLPPGDRAPLEEHLTTARNEIKRLDTILKQFLQAVRPSTPNRERCDLTKVLRDALRLLEPELEARGISVELDVAEHFPSMEADAGQFQQVFYNLLRNAYQAIGGEHGLIRISAKANEFEATLSISDNGTGISPEHMGALFEPYRTTKQSGSGLGLLIVRRVVREHGGEIEIQSEPGAGTRILIHLPRGPRPVRLLESHDRVIDVEASSH from the coding sequence TTGAAACCCGGCTTCCTCGACAAACTGCTCGCCCGCATCGACCGGATCGATCCGGCGGAAGCCCGGCAGTTGCTGGACCGGCTAGTGCGGGAGAAGGGCTTCCTAGAGCAGGTTTTCGAGGCGCTGCACGAGGGGGTGATCGTCCTGGATGAGGACGGCGAGATCACCTTCATCAACGGTGCCGGCTGCCGTTTCTTCGGCGTGAAGGCGGAAGACGCGCCGGGAATGCGACTAGCGGCGATGATTCCGGGGCTGGACTGGGATTCGTTGGCAAAGCCGGGGATGTCGGTGTCGCGGGATCTGGAGGTCTTTTATCCGGAGAACCGCTTTCTGAATTTCTACCTCTCCCCGATCAAGCCGGAGGGGAGCGAAGCGATGGCGGTCGGCTGGGTGATGCTGGTGCGGGACCTGACGGTGACGCGGCAGGAGGCGGAGCAGACGCTGGAATCCGAGCGCCTCAACGCGCTCACGCTTCTCGCGGCCGGGGTGGCGCATGAGATCGGGAATCCGCTCAATTCGCTGGATATCCACCTGCAGTTGATGGCGCGGAAGCTGCGCAAGCTGCCGCCGGGTGACCGGGCTCCACTGGAGGAGCACCTGACGACGGCGCGCAATGAGATCAAGCGGCTGGATACGATCCTGAAGCAATTCTTGCAGGCGGTCCGGCCTTCCACGCCGAACCGGGAGCGCTGCGATCTGACGAAGGTGCTGCGCGATGCGCTGCGGCTGCTAGAGCCGGAGCTCGAGGCACGGGGGATCTCCGTGGAGTTGGATGTGGCCGAGCATTTTCCATCAATGGAGGCGGATGCGGGGCAATTCCAACAGGTCTTCTACAACCTGCTGCGGAATGCCTATCAGGCGATCGGCGGTGAACACGGATTGATCCGAATTTCGGCGAAGGCGAATGAATTTGAGGCGACGCTGAGCATCTCGGACAACGGCACCGGGATCTCCCCGGAACACATGGGCGCGCTTTTCGAGCCCTACCGGACCACGAAGCAATCCGGGAGCGGGCTAGGCCTGTTGATCGTGCGGCGGGTGGTGCGCGAGCACGGCGGAGAGATCGAGATCCAGAGCGAACCCGGTGCGGGGACGCGCATCCTGATTCACCTGCCGAGAGGTCCCAGACCGGTGCGGCTGCTGGAGTCGCATGACCGCGTCATCGACGTGGAGGCGAGCAGCCACTAA
- a CDS encoding sigma-54-dependent transcriptional regulator, producing MMTPTLLIADDEKATRDGLRAALEEEFEVFTASNVAEALSVLKAEQIDLLLTDLRMGGDSGMDLLEKAMALPHPPVSIMMTAYGSVDTAVEAMRRGAWHFVTKPLNLDEVEMLLKRALRGRKLEVENRQLREQISDSSGLERLAGKSPAIQKVSDIVRQVAPTRATVLIEGESGTGKEVVAHAIHRLSGRPPEKLVIVHCAALSPQILESELFGHEKGSFTGANQRRIGRFEQADGGTLFLDEIGEIDASIQVKLLRALSERTIERVGSNTPIKVDVRVVAATNKNLGAMVARGDFREDLFFRLNVVRIQMPPLRDRVEDIVLLAGVFLKEFAEENGRPIKPLSDLALRHLRSYPWPGNVRELRTAIEHGVVMSNDPVIDLHHLPSSLLGDVPVLAAPVTAPTEGKITLAAPRELNLHALETSAIRAALAEAGGNRTRAAEILGISRRTLQRKLKEEED from the coding sequence ATGATGACCCCCACTCTCCTGATTGCCGATGATGAGAAGGCCACCCGCGATGGCTTGCGGGCGGCGCTGGAAGAGGAGTTCGAGGTTTTCACGGCTTCGAATGTGGCGGAGGCGCTCTCAGTGCTGAAGGCCGAGCAGATCGACCTGCTGCTGACCGACCTGCGGATGGGCGGGGACTCGGGGATGGATCTGCTGGAGAAGGCGATGGCCCTGCCCCATCCACCGGTATCGATCATGATGACCGCTTATGGCTCCGTGGATACCGCGGTGGAGGCGATGCGGCGGGGAGCATGGCATTTCGTCACGAAGCCGCTGAATCTCGACGAGGTGGAGATGCTGCTGAAGCGGGCGCTGCGCGGCCGAAAGCTGGAGGTAGAGAACCGCCAGCTCCGCGAGCAGATCTCGGATTCCTCCGGCTTGGAGCGGCTCGCCGGCAAATCGCCTGCGATCCAGAAGGTTAGCGATATCGTCCGTCAGGTGGCGCCGACGCGTGCGACCGTGCTGATCGAGGGTGAGTCCGGCACGGGCAAGGAGGTGGTGGCGCATGCGATCCATCGCTTGAGCGGACGCCCGCCGGAGAAGCTGGTGATCGTTCATTGCGCGGCGCTTTCCCCGCAGATCCTGGAAAGCGAGCTTTTCGGCCATGAGAAGGGCTCTTTCACGGGAGCGAACCAACGGCGCATCGGACGCTTCGAGCAGGCGGATGGCGGAACACTTTTCCTGGATGAGATCGGGGAAATCGATGCCTCGATCCAAGTGAAGCTGCTGCGCGCGCTGTCCGAACGCACGATCGAGCGGGTGGGCTCCAACACCCCGATCAAGGTGGACGTCCGGGTAGTGGCCGCGACTAACAAAAATCTGGGAGCGATGGTGGCGCGCGGGGATTTCCGCGAGGACCTGTTTTTCCGCCTCAATGTGGTGCGCATCCAGATGCCGCCGCTGCGGGATCGGGTGGAGGACATCGTGCTTCTGGCCGGAGTCTTCCTGAAGGAATTCGCCGAGGAGAACGGCCGCCCGATCAAACCGCTGAGCGACTTGGCGCTGCGCCACCTGCGATCCTACCCGTGGCCGGGGAATGTGCGCGAGCTGCGCACGGCGATCGAGCACGGGGTGGTGATGAGCAATGACCCGGTGATCGACCTCCACCACCTGCCCTCTTCGCTCCTTGGGGATGTGCCTGTTTTGGCAGCGCCGGTGACGGCTCCGACGGAAGGCAAAATCACCCTTGCCGCCCCACGGGAATTGAATTTGCATGCGCTCGAAACAAGCGCCATCCGCGCCGCCTTGGCTGAAGCCGGAGGCAACCGGACGCGGGCCGCCGAGATCCTCGGCATCAGCCGCCGCACCCTCCAGCGAAAGCTGAAGGAGGAGGAGGACTGA
- a CDS encoding ArnT family glycosyltransferase: MSSPTTSHFETAVMIRRILFFLVLISFTLLNLMPLFRGLSSPQAMEQAQIARQIARGEGFTTKMIRPLAYYEAEKTNQGALPFTGFKDTYHAPLNPLILGAVLKLVGADKPDAWPMAKDELVFPLDRVIALISTLFFLMSIGVCYLLIGRIFDAKIAGVTAVLMMLCDLFWSFSQSGLPQMLLLLLFSCGLYFTYRGLEAQEEGRPAFGPALLGALFFVLMVLTHWLTAWIFLGYLIYAAVAFKPRGIVAIVALVMLAVAVSFPLIRASGIVGQPFGTGFYVLYNGIGGGTESLVMRNHDLESEPLSLDGLLVKILGTTLVQASDLLPFLGGILAAPVFFIALLHPFKRSTIANFRWGILLMWVFAALGMALFGIDREVAIHPNQIHILFAPVMAGYGLAFLSILWSRLEVVANAPFLRNAHFIVLIVLSAAPMLLTLPNKVNIGMHMSKGGVPHWPPYRPDILHKFLPELIKDRGAAATAVKEKVVVSDQPWAVAWYADTISLWIPKTKKGFDKLEDRGASLGTPFAGFLVSPSSSESGTMGVVRSQFNEFNSLIFNGIVSEMTAPAGSYDGTSILRSDPKLADIYKRYSTPTGLSGGEMVFYGPAQLQSSK, encoded by the coding sequence ATGAGCAGCCCCACGACCTCGCATTTCGAAACGGCGGTAATGATCCGCAGGATCCTGTTCTTTCTGGTCCTGATCAGTTTCACCTTGCTCAACCTGATGCCGCTTTTCCGCGGCCTGTCCTCGCCCCAGGCGATGGAGCAAGCCCAGATCGCCCGCCAGATCGCCCGCGGCGAGGGCTTCACCACCAAGATGATCCGCCCGCTGGCCTACTATGAGGCCGAGAAGACGAATCAGGGTGCGCTTCCCTTCACAGGCTTCAAGGACACCTACCATGCTCCGCTGAACCCGCTGATTCTGGGAGCGGTGCTCAAGCTCGTGGGTGCGGACAAACCTGACGCCTGGCCAATGGCGAAGGATGAACTGGTTTTCCCGCTGGACCGGGTGATCGCGCTGATTTCCACGCTGTTTTTCCTGATGTCGATCGGGGTTTGCTACCTTCTGATCGGCAGGATTTTCGACGCGAAGATCGCCGGAGTGACGGCGGTGCTGATGATGCTATGTGACCTTTTCTGGAGTTTCTCGCAGAGCGGACTGCCCCAGATGCTGCTGCTGCTGCTTTTCTCCTGTGGCTTGTATTTCACTTACCGCGGGCTCGAGGCTCAGGAGGAAGGCCGTCCGGCCTTCGGTCCGGCGCTGCTGGGAGCCCTTTTCTTCGTGCTGATGGTGCTAACCCATTGGCTCACCGCGTGGATTTTCCTCGGCTACCTGATTTACGCCGCGGTGGCCTTCAAGCCGCGCGGAATCGTGGCGATCGTCGCCTTGGTCATGCTGGCGGTGGCGGTTTCCTTCCCGCTGATCCGCGCGAGCGGGATCGTCGGCCAGCCCTTCGGCACCGGTTTCTACGTCCTCTACAATGGCATCGGTGGCGGCACGGAGTCGCTGGTGATGCGGAACCATGACCTTGAGAGCGAGCCGCTCTCCCTCGACGGCCTGCTGGTGAAGATCCTCGGCACGACCTTGGTGCAGGCGTCCGACCTGCTGCCATTCCTCGGCGGTATCCTGGCGGCACCGGTTTTCTTCATCGCGCTGCTGCACCCCTTCAAGCGCTCGACCATCGCGAATTTCCGCTGGGGCATTCTGCTGATGTGGGTCTTCGCCGCACTCGGCATGGCTCTTTTCGGGATCGATCGTGAGGTGGCCATCCATCCAAACCAGATCCACATCCTCTTCGCGCCGGTGATGGCGGGCTACGGCTTGGCTTTCCTCTCCATCCTGTGGAGCCGCCTTGAGGTGGTGGCAAACGCGCCATTCCTGCGAAACGCGCACTTCATCGTGCTTATCGTGCTTTCCGCCGCACCCATGCTGCTGACGCTGCCGAACAAGGTGAACATCGGCATGCACATGAGCAAAGGCGGCGTGCCGCACTGGCCGCCCTACCGTCCTGACATTCTTCACAAGTTCCTGCCGGAATTGATCAAGGATCGCGGTGCCGCGGCGACCGCCGTAAAGGAAAAGGTCGTGGTTTCCGACCAACCTTGGGCAGTCGCGTGGTACGCCGATACGATCAGCTTGTGGATTCCGAAGACGAAGAAGGGCTTCGACAAATTGGAAGATCGCGGCGCCTCCCTTGGAACGCCTTTTGCAGGTTTCCTCGTCAGCCCAAGCTCCTCAGAGTCGGGAACCATGGGCGTGGTGCGCAGCCAGTTCAACGAGTTCAACTCCCTTATTTTCAACGGAATCGTTTCCGAAATGACCGCTCCGGCTGGATCGTATGACGGTACCAGCATCCTGCGCAGCGATCCAAAGCTGGCGGATATCTACAAGCGCTACAGCACCCCGACAGGGCTTTCGGGTGGAGAAATGGTGTTTTACGGCCCGGCCCAGCTCCAGAGTTCGAAGTAA
- the xseB gene encoding exodeoxyribonuclease VII small subunit has product MARKKTASGADPAGEPSFEEALLELENIVAAMEEEQLPLEELVARYEKGSKLLARCETVLASARKRLQTISAKAANADADLPDDPDESPDEDDESAGSSPGTPDEYDDDDDIRLF; this is encoded by the coding sequence ATGGCCCGCAAAAAGACAGCATCGGGCGCGGATCCCGCGGGTGAACCTTCCTTCGAGGAGGCCTTGCTGGAGCTCGAGAATATCGTGGCGGCGATGGAGGAAGAGCAGCTTCCTCTGGAAGAATTGGTGGCCCGCTACGAAAAGGGCTCGAAATTGCTCGCTCGCTGCGAGACGGTCCTCGCCTCCGCCCGGAAACGCCTCCAGACCATTTCCGCCAAAGCGGCCAACGCCGACGCAGATCTTCCAGACGACCCAGACGAATCTCCGGATGAAGACGACGAATCGGCCGGCTCAAGCCCCGGCACCCCGGACGAATACGACGACGATGACGACATCCGCCTCTTCTGA
- the dxs gene encoding 1-deoxy-D-xylulose-5-phosphate synthase, translating to MTTSASSEHSALGPLLAAIHSPEDVKALPESDLPKLAEEIRHSLITCLSRTGGHLGPNLGVVELSVALHRVFSTPQDRFVFDVAHQGYVHKMLTGRADRIHTMRTYKGLNGFLLRSESEHDSYGAGHAGTALSAALGMAAARDLAKEDSHVVAVAGDAAFTCGPTLEALNNIAETTKRFIVVLNDNEWSIDKNVGAIARYFNALQTHSTYASVRNTAAEFVEKVAGKAVRKLAHKVEEGAKNLLFPNVLFEKFGLRYYGPIDGHDLPLLVRTFEHLKTLHEPVVLHIITEKGRGYQPALDNPGKFHGLGAYKIEDGSTDLSATPTCSDIFGRTVTDMAKTDEKMVAITAAMPGGTKLEIFKKELPGRYYDVGIAEEHAALFACGMATKGFKPFLAIYSTFMQRAYDMIVHDMALQNLPVRLCMDRGGLSGDDGPTHHGLFDIGYLRPVPGIVHMQPANEAEFVAMLKWMANYEAGPSAIRYPRGPINGSPLDAPVPPIELGKAVVVSEGVDVALIGLGTLFGMAEKTKELLEARGLSVALVNPRFIKPLDNAVFERMAKQCKVVCTFEDHVLHNGFGCGVIELLSDAGITTPVERIGWPDEFVEHGKPDILMKLHGLTAEAAVEKVMKHF from the coding sequence ATGACGACATCCGCCTCTTCTGAGCACTCCGCCCTCGGCCCGCTGCTTGCCGCCATTCATTCGCCCGAGGACGTCAAGGCTCTCCCGGAATCCGATCTCCCCAAGCTGGCGGAGGAAATCCGGCACTCATTGATCACCTGCCTTTCCCGCACGGGCGGTCACCTCGGCCCGAATCTCGGGGTCGTGGAATTGAGTGTCGCCCTGCACCGCGTTTTTTCCACGCCTCAGGATCGCTTCGTATTCGACGTCGCCCATCAGGGCTACGTTCATAAGATGCTGACCGGCCGGGCTGACCGGATCCACACCATGCGGACCTACAAGGGTCTGAACGGCTTCCTGCTGCGCAGCGAGTCCGAACACGATTCCTATGGTGCAGGCCACGCGGGTACTGCTCTTTCCGCCGCCCTCGGGATGGCTGCCGCGCGCGACCTGGCGAAGGAAGACAGCCACGTGGTGGCCGTCGCGGGCGATGCCGCCTTCACCTGCGGCCCGACGCTTGAGGCACTGAACAACATCGCCGAGACGACCAAGCGCTTCATCGTGGTGCTGAACGACAACGAATGGTCGATCGACAAGAATGTGGGGGCGATCGCCCGCTACTTCAATGCGCTGCAGACCCACTCCACCTACGCCAGCGTGCGGAATACCGCCGCGGAGTTCGTGGAGAAGGTGGCCGGCAAGGCAGTGCGGAAGCTCGCCCACAAGGTGGAGGAAGGCGCGAAGAACCTGCTTTTCCCGAACGTGCTCTTCGAGAAGTTCGGCCTGCGCTACTACGGCCCGATTGATGGGCACGACCTGCCGCTGCTGGTCCGCACTTTCGAGCACCTGAAGACGCTGCATGAACCGGTAGTCCTCCACATCATCACGGAGAAGGGCCGTGGCTATCAGCCGGCGCTCGACAATCCCGGCAAGTTCCACGGCCTCGGTGCCTACAAGATCGAGGATGGCTCGACCGACCTCTCCGCCACGCCGACCTGCTCCGATATCTTCGGCCGCACGGTGACGGACATGGCGAAGACGGATGAGAAGATGGTGGCCATCACCGCGGCGATGCCCGGCGGCACCAAGCTGGAGATCTTCAAGAAGGAACTGCCCGGCCGGTACTACGATGTGGGCATCGCGGAAGAACATGCGGCACTTTTCGCCTGCGGCATGGCAACAAAGGGCTTCAAGCCCTTCCTCGCGATCTACTCCACGTTCATGCAGCGTGCCTACGACATGATCGTCCATGACATGGCGCTGCAAAACCTGCCCGTGCGCCTGTGCATGGACCGCGGAGGCCTGTCCGGCGATGACGGCCCGACACACCACGGACTTTTCGACATCGGCTACCTGCGCCCGGTTCCGGGAATCGTCCACATGCAACCGGCGAACGAAGCCGAATTCGTGGCGATGCTCAAGTGGATGGCCAACTATGAGGCGGGCCCTTCCGCGATCCGCTATCCGCGCGGCCCGATCAATGGCAGTCCGCTCGACGCGCCCGTCCCGCCGATCGAACTCGGCAAGGCGGTGGTCGTTTCAGAAGGCGTGGACGTCGCCCTCATCGGCCTCGGCACGCTGTTCGGCATGGCAGAGAAGACCAAGGAACTACTGGAAGCACGCGGTCTCTCCGTCGCACTGGTCAATCCTCGCTTCATCAAGCCTCTGGACAATGCCGTCTTCGAGCGCATGGCCAAGCAGTGCAAGGTGGTCTGCACCTTCGAAGACCATGTCCTTCACAACGGATTCGGCTGCGGCGTGATCGAACTGCTGAGCGATGCAGGAATCACCACACCGGTCGAGCGTATCGGCTGGCCGGATGAGTTCGTGGAGCACGGCAAACCGGACATCCTGATGAAGCTTCACGGCCTCACCGCGGAAGCCGCGGTGGAGAAGGTGATGAAGCATTTCTGA